GCTGCGGCCATCGGGGTCGCATCCGTGGGGTGGATACCGCTGCGTCTGCCGCATGAAGTCGCCCCGCTGTTTCGCGAATGGCTGGCAGTCCATTTCCCAGAACGGGGTGACAAGGTGATGTCCATCGTCCGGTCCATTCGCAACGGGAAGGACAATGATCCCAACTTCTTTACCAGGCTGAGGCCAAGTGGTGTTTGGGCGGACCTGTTTCGGGCGCGGTTCGCCCTCGCCTGCAAGCGCGCTGCCATCGGCAAGGCGAAATTCGAGCTTGATTGCAGCCATTTCCGGCGCCCGGCCACAGGTGGTCAGTTGAGATTGTTGTAATGCGTCGTATTCTTACAAGCCCTGCAGCTTGCGTTCGCTAAGAAGGCAATGTTACCAACACACTGTATTCCAAGGGGGGACCATTATGCGCCATCTGATTTTTGCCGCCGCACTTGCAACCGGAACTGCAACCATGGCGGTCGCACCTGCCAATGCGCAGGCCTTCAATGCGTCACGCACGATTTCCAGCTTCGATTATAATACCCTCAAGGCGGTCGTCGAACAGATGGGCGCGACAATCGAACCCGGCCAGAACAATGGCTACTTGATCAAGTTCAGCAACGGCACGGCGGCGACAGCACGCTTCACCGCCTGCAGCACCGGCCAATGCCTGGGCACCAACATCTCTGCCCGCTTCGGCCTGCCGAGCGACAAGACAAAGGCGCAAGTCGCCGAGCTGGTTCGCGATTTCAACAGCCGCTGGTCAGCCGGAAAATCGTATGTGATCGAAGACGGCCGCGCGGTTGTTCAAGGCTACATGATTGCGGACGGCGGCATCTCGATGGAAAATTATCGCATGCAACTGGTCGTTTACGCCAGCATGCTGAAGAAGATGCGCGAGACGATCTACACCGACGGGTAAGCCGTTTCGTTGCACCAAAAGGGGCGCGTGATCCGATGATCGCGCGCCCCTTTGTGTTTCTGGCTTGTGTGCCCGAGCTAAGTCTCAGCCAAGATCAGCCGAAACCGTCTCCGCCCTCCCCGGGCTCGAACCGCATCAATCTGCTATCGACCAATGCCGCCGTCCGGTTGACCACGGCCAACTGATAATCGGGATCCTTGATCATTTCGAAGAACGCCCCGCTATTGGGGTATCGTGCCACGAAACCGTCGTGCCAATCCTTGTCGCCCGGCCCGGTGACCATTGCCTGGAACGCGCCGCGCCACACGATGCTGCCACCCACACGCCGGAAGATCGGGCCACTGGCTGCCCCATATTCCTGATATGCCCGCCGGCCGGACCACCCCTTGCCGGCATGGTCATGGCCATCGGGATACTCGGCCTCGTCGCGAAACCGCAGCAGGTTGAGCATATGGATCGGTTCATCGCGCGGCAGGGCCTTGAACGCATCAAAGCCCTCGCGGCTCGGATCAATGTAATACTGCGCCATCTCTAGGTCTCGAGCGTGTAGTCTGCGAAGCGATCGCGCAGATCCTTCTTGCTGATCTTCCCGGTGGCTGTGTGGGGGATGTCGTCCACAAACTCGACTGCATCGGGCAGCCACCATTTGGCAATCAGCGGCTTGAGATGTTCGATGATATCATCTGCGGTCACGTCGGAGCCTTCGTTGCGGACCACAAACAGGACCGGCCGCTCGTCCCATTTGGGATGGTACATGCCGACACAGGCGGCTTCCAGAACACCCTCATGGCCCACCGCCGCGTTCTCCAGCTCGACCGAGCTGATCCACTCGCCGCCAGACTTGATCACGTCCTTGGTCCGGTCGGTCAGCTGCAAGG
This is a stretch of genomic DNA from Parerythrobacter jejuensis. It encodes these proteins:
- a CDS encoding YbjN domain-containing protein, which gives rise to MRHLIFAAALATGTATMAVAPANAQAFNASRTISSFDYNTLKAVVEQMGATIEPGQNNGYLIKFSNGTAATARFTACSTGQCLGTNISARFGLPSDKTKAQVAELVRDFNSRWSAGKSYVIEDGRAVVQGYMIADGGISMENYRMQLVVYASMLKKMRETIYTDG
- a CDS encoding DUF1330 domain-containing protein, which encodes MAQYYIDPSREGFDAFKALPRDEPIHMLNLLRFRDEAEYPDGHDHAGKGWSGRRAYQEYGAASGPIFRRVGGSIVWRGAFQAMVTGPGDKDWHDGFVARYPNSGAFFEMIKDPDYQLAVVNRTAALVDSRLMRFEPGEGGDGFG